CGGGTCGAGAAAGAGGAAGCCGTGGGAAGAAATATTTTTCCAGGGGAATTTTCAGACCCCCCTGGGTCCCGAAGGCGCGCAGGCTTACCGCGATGCCCTGGAGATGCTCAGGATCGCCCCCTCGGCCTCGAACAAACAGCCCTGGAGAATCGTGAAGGAAGCGAAATCCGATACCTATCATTTTTTCCTGTGCCGGTCGAAGGCCTATGGCATGAGTATGAGGCTCATCGGGATGGACGACCTGCAGCGTGTCGACATGGGCATAGCGATGAGCCACTTCGAGCTTGCCGCGCGCGCTGCCGGCCGCACCGGGGAATGGGAGGCCGTGAAAGACGGTATTCCCGCGGGAGGGGGATGTGAATACGTGACGAGCTGGACGGGTGCATAGATTCGATTCGAAGATCATTTTAAAAGGGGACGCATTAATGAAAACAGTAATTTATTATTTTACCGGGACGGGAAATTCACTGTGGACGGCGCGCAGGCTTGCCGCGGAGATCGGCGGCGCGGACCTGGTTCCCATGGCCGGTTTCAACGGCGGAGGCACGGAAAGTAACTACGAGTCCGTGGGTTTCGTATTTCCCGTGCACATGTGGGGCGTCCCGCGACTCGTGATCGATTTCCTTAAAAAGCTGGATACAAATCCCGGGGTTTACTATTTCGCGGCGGCCGTGAACGCGGGACAGGTTTCACGAACGCTCATCCAGTTGAGGAATCTAATGAAGTCGTACGGGAGCACGCTTTCCGCGGGAATCGACGTCGTGCTTCCGAGCAACTACATTCCCTGGGGCGGCCCGGGTCCGGCAGAAACCGTTCGCAGGCGGATCGACGAGGCCGGGGAAACGCTGAGGTGCAGGGCGGCCGCGATAGCAAAAAGGGAATCGGCGCCGGTCGACCGCGGCCCGCTGTGGCAGCGGATCGTATTCACCGCGCTCTACAGGCTGACCTTCCCGCGTATCAGCGCGATGGATAAGGGCTTCCTTGCGGATGATAAATGCAATTCCTGCGGAATCTGCGCCAGGGTGTGCCCGGTCGGCAACGTCGCCATCCGGGAGGGAAGGCCCGCCTGGGGCGGGGGATGCGTGCAGTGCCTGTCGTGCATCCAGTGGTGCCCCAAAGCGGCGATCCAGTACGGGAAAAAAACCTCCGCCTACGAGCGCTATCACCACCCGGAGGTGAGGCTTGTCGATATCATTCGCGCCGCTGAATGACGACAGGCGTATCGGCCCCCGCGCCCTGCCGCGTCAGCCTTTGAGCTTTTTCATGTCGCGCTCGTGGTACCGGGACGAAAGGTAGAACAGGAGCGCCCCGAGAAACGCGACCGGCGGCACGAACATGAACGCGGCCGCGAGATCGGGATTGCCGGGCGTTCCCAGCACGTCCGAAAGCCATCCCACCGCGACCGGGGCGTAGGCCGCGAGGGTGCCGTAGGTGACCAGCACCAGTATGCCCATGCTGATGCTCCGCATCCCCTCCGGCACCAGGTCCTGGCTCACGGAATAGGCGGGCGCGGTATACGCGAACATGAGTATTCCCACCAGCACGAAAATGACATACGCGAAGGTTTTCATGTCGGTGGAATCCACCAGGAAGCCCGCGAAGAGAAAGATGCCGCAGAGGAGCGCTATGATTGCGGCGGTAAGAGGCCGGGCGTTGCCCCTTTTTTTCTTCCAGCGGTCCGCGATTATTCCTCCGGCGACGGGCCCGATCACCGCGAAGATGATGATACCGCCCATGAGGAGCGACGCCTGCGCCACGTCGATGCCGCGGCTGCGCGCGAAATACGTGGGGAGCCAGTGGCCCACCGCGCCGCCCACGAAGCTCATCGCCCCCACGCCGACGAAGGTGAGGAGCAGGGTGGGCGTCTTGATCACCGCAAGCAGCCCTTCGCCCACGGTAAGGGGCCTCTTCCCCTCACCGTACACGATCCCGGTCGTCGGGTAATCCCTGGTGAAGAGTACCAGGACGCCCAGGATGATCCCCGGAATCGCGAACAGGTAAAAGGGCGCCCTCCAGCCCATGCCGAAAAGATCCGCCTTGGCAAGGGCGCCGGCGAGCACGATCCCGAGTATGGAGCCCAGGGGCTGCCCCAGGTTGAACACGCCCAGCACCTTCGCGCGCACCGACTCCCGGAACGAGCCCGCAACATAGGCGATGCCGCCGGGCGCGAACCCGGCCTCGCCCACGCCCACGCCGCCGCGCGCCAGGAAGAGATGGAAGAAACCGGAGCCGGCGCCCGTGAGAAACGTCGCGGCGCTCCAGAGCGCCGCCATGAGCGAGAGCGATTTCTTCCTGCTCCAGCGGTCGCACAGGATCGAGGCCGGCAGCGTGAGCACGGCGACGATCACGAAGTAGATCGTGCCCAGCCATCCGCACTGGGTGTCGGTGAGGTTCAGGTCGGCCTTGATGAGGGGCAGGGTCGCCGAGAGCACCATGCGGTCCATATAGTTAATGACGTACAGCAGCGTGACGACCGTGAGCGTGAATGCGGCTGCGGATTTCGCCACGGGGGGCGCGGCTTCGCGTGGGTCCAGTAGTGCCATGGGAACCTCTTTCCGGAAATTATTGCGCGCTTAAACCGCGATGGTCAGCGCCTCCAGCGTATCGGGCGCATCGGTGAGGCGGACGTACCCGGTTTCCGTTATCAGCACCGTGTCGGAGTGACGGTATCCGCCCTCGCCGGGGATGTAGATGCCCGGTTCGATGCTGATGAGCATTCCCGGAACGAGCGTTCTCGTATCGCCCAGCGCCACGTACGGCGCCTCGTGCCCGGTTATGCCCAGTCCATGTCCCGTCCGGTGAAGGATGCGTTTTTCGTATCCCGCGCCGATAAGCACGCGGCGCGTCTGTTCGTCGATCTCCGCCAAAACGGTGCCGGGTTTCAGCATCGCGTAGGCGCGGGAGCGCGCTTCCATCATCACGTCGAAAGGCTTCCGGGCGGCTTCTGGTACCTTGCCGAGAAAGAAGGTACGCTCCACCTCGACCCCGTATCCGTCCACCTGCGCCGTGACGATGGATACGTGCGGTCCCCCCTCCTCCATGGCGGTCACGGGGGTGGGGACTATATGCGGATCGTGCGAAAGCGAGGGAGGCCATACCGCGCCGATAAACTTGGACACCAGGAGATTCGTGGTGGGAATTTCCATGAGCGTTTTTCCCATCATCGCGCGTACGACCTCGCCGTAGATGAGCACCTCGACCCCGCCGGGCCGCGTGACCTCGAGGAGCTTCCTGTGGCCCTCGTTTATTATCGAACACGCGTGTACCGAGCGCCCGATTTCATACGCGGTCTTCACAAGCCGGACGTCGTCGATACAATCTTCCACGATATGGGTGCCCGGCGTCGCATTCGCGATGCCCACCGGCATCGCCGACTCTATGCCCACCCGCGCATTCTTATCGATAAGCGTTGTGTATATGTCGAACCAGTTCTGCCCCTTGGGCGAGGGCACCTCGTAATAGGTGACGTATTCGAGATCGCAGCGCGCCCGCGTCTTCACGTGGCTGGCTTCGAGGAGCGGGCAGAGCATGGTGGGCGTGCCCTTCCGCGGGATGATCAGTATGAAGGGGCGCTCGTGCACGTTATTCGCGAAGTTTGTAAGGTAGTATATATTGACCGGATCGAACGAGACATAGCAGTCGAGCTTCTTTTCCTCCATGAGCGCGCGAACCTTCGCAAGCCTGCCGGCAAGTTCATCTTTGTCAGGCGGCGTGGTGATCGGTTTTGGGATTTCGGGCATTGCGGGGCCTCCAATGGGCAATAAGACATTGACGGCGTATATCGGAAACCCTAGGCGAGTATTTCACGAATGTCAAACAGATTAGGGGCTGATACATCATTGCTTCGACGCGTACTCCCTGGCGGTCCCGGAGCGATTGAACCGGTGAAGGCTTTTCTATGAAGACGGATATATCGGCCCATCACCCTCCGTGGCCGCACTCCGGGTCCGTTCAAATTTCCCTTGTATTTTAACGTCGTTCGTGAAAAAGTGCGATTTAGCCCCGACAGGGGTCGCCACCGGTCCAGTACGATGCAGTATGAATCGCCTGATAAATAGATTACTAAAGAAATACGACGAAGCGGAATATATTACCGCCCTCAAGGCGCGGTTGCTGCTGTACCTGTGCGTATTCGGTCTCATCATCATCCCCGTAATTGTCGTATACACGGCATTTCTTCACCTGGATATGCCTTTTTCGAACGGCACGATCAGCTATGTCGTGCTCGCCCCGACAAGCCTGCTTTTCCTCGTAGTGATCCTGGCCATGGTGCTCCTGGTCAAAGGTTACTTCACCGTGTCCGCCCATATTATCTTCAGCATGACCCAGTCCGCGGTCTGGATGGTAATGTATTTTGACCAGTCGCCCGCGCTCTCACGGCTGAATTCCGTTGTGCTGACGGTGGCGATCATGGCGATGGCACCCCTCGTCATTTCGCGGCGCGGCTATGTCATAGCCGTGTATGCCGCCCTTAATATTGCCATTCTCTACTTTTTCATGAACTACCAGGCCGTACAGCTCGGGCTCAGCGACGCCGCGGTCCTGGAGCATTTCGCCGATACTACCGCGGCCATTCTCCTCACGTCCTTCATTTCGTTCAGCCTGTTCAGGATTACGAGCCAGGCGCTCAATCAGGCCAGGGTAAGCGGGGAACACCTGGCGGTTTCCAATGCGGAGCTCACCACGACGAACGAGGAGCTCCAGGCCACCATGGAGGAGCTCGAAGCGGCAAATGAAGAGTTCGAGGCGCAGAACGAGGAGCTCACGCGGGTCTACCGCGAGCTCGAAGCCCGCGAGTCGCTGTTGAGCGGCATAGTGCAGACGGCGCCCGTCGCCATCGTGCTCGTAAAGCAATGGAAGATCGCATGGTGCAACCAGGCGGTTCACGCCATTTCCGGCTATACCCAGGAGGAAACCCTGGGAAGGGATGCGCGATTCCTGTATTATGAGGAGGATGATTACAAGCGGGTCAAGGCGCTTTCCGCGCGCACGGCGGACGGCGCAATTATGAGCGTCGAAACACGCCTGCGTCACCGCGACGGAAGGGAAATCCACGTTCAAATGGCGGGAATGCAGCTCAATGCGGCAAGGCTCGATGCCGGGATCGTCGTTACCGTGCTCGATATCACCGAGCGGCGGCGCGCCGACGCCGATTTGCGCGCCTCCCGGGCGGAACTGCTGGCTATTTTTAATGGAAGCCATGATGCCTTTATAATCTATGGACCGGATGGACGCGTCCTGGACGTGAACGATCGCATGCTGATCATGTTCGGCCTGACCCGTGAACAGGCCCTCGCCTGTACGATTCAGTCCCTGTCCTCCCCCGATTCCGACATGGAGGGAGGGAAGCGCTCGATGCTCCAGGCGCTCGCG
This window of the Spirochaetota bacterium genome carries:
- a CDS encoding 4Fe-4S ferredoxin — its product is MKTVIYYFTGTGNSLWTARRLAAEIGGADLVPMAGFNGGGTESNYESVGFVFPVHMWGVPRLVIDFLKKLDTNPGVYYFAAAVNAGQVSRTLIQLRNLMKSYGSTLSAGIDVVLPSNYIPWGGPGPAETVRRRIDEAGETLRCRAAAIAKRESAPVDRGPLWQRIVFTALYRLTFPRISAMDKGFLADDKCNSCGICARVCPVGNVAIREGRPAWGGGCVQCLSCIQWCPKAAIQYGKKTSAYERYHHPEVRLVDIIRAAE
- a CDS encoding MFS transporter produces the protein MALLDPREAAPPVAKSAAAFTLTVVTLLYVINYMDRMVLSATLPLIKADLNLTDTQCGWLGTIYFVIVAVLTLPASILCDRWSRKKSLSLMAALWSAATFLTGAGSGFFHLFLARGGVGVGEAGFAPGGIAYVAGSFRESVRAKVLGVFNLGQPLGSILGIVLAGALAKADLFGMGWRAPFYLFAIPGIILGVLVLFTRDYPTTGIVYGEGKRPLTVGEGLLAVIKTPTLLLTFVGVGAMSFVGGAVGHWLPTYFARSRGIDVAQASLLMGGIIIFAVIGPVAGGIIADRWKKKRGNARPLTAAIIALLCGIFLFAGFLVDSTDMKTFAYVIFVLVGILMFAYTAPAYSVSQDLVPEGMRSISMGILVLVTYGTLAAYAPVAVGWLSDVLGTPGNPDLAAAFMFVPPVAFLGALLFYLSSRYHERDMKKLKG
- a CDS encoding aminopeptidase P family protein; the encoded protein is MPEIPKPITTPPDKDELAGRLAKVRALMEEKKLDCYVSFDPVNIYYLTNFANNVHERPFILIIPRKGTPTMLCPLLEASHVKTRARCDLEYVTYYEVPSPKGQNWFDIYTTLIDKNARVGIESAMPVGIANATPGTHIVEDCIDDVRLVKTAYEIGRSVHACSIINEGHRKLLEVTRPGGVEVLIYGEVVRAMMGKTLMEIPTTNLLVSKFIGAVWPPSLSHDPHIVPTPVTAMEEGGPHVSIVTAQVDGYGVEVERTFFLGKVPEAARKPFDVMMEARSRAYAMLKPGTVLAEIDEQTRRVLIGAGYEKRILHRTGHGLGITGHEAPYVALGDTRTLVPGMLISIEPGIYIPGEGGYRHSDTVLITETGYVRLTDAPDTLEALTIAV